Proteins from one Paenibacillus amylolyticus genomic window:
- a CDS encoding glycosyltransferase family 2 protein, translated as MNEHKEYARPHITLSMIVRNEENRYLKQALETHRPWIDRAVIIDDGSTDGTVAMCRELLDGIPLVLVENAASRFADEVSLRKQQWEETVATDPEWILNLDADEILTSDFGVLRDLLLGGNEDVIYLRLFDMWSETHYREDEFWQAHAYYRPFLIRYHPGVSYEWKETPQHCGRFPLTIQHWSYGCHAPRVKHYGWAREEDRIRKYDRYQALDPEARYGWKEQYESILDQEPRLLEWLE; from the coding sequence TTGAATGAACATAAGGAGTATGCAAGACCACATATCACCTTGTCGATGATTGTTCGTAATGAAGAGAATCGTTATCTCAAGCAGGCTTTGGAGACACATCGCCCCTGGATTGATCGGGCGGTAATCATTGATGACGGAAGCACGGATGGAACGGTTGCGATGTGTCGGGAACTTCTGGACGGTATCCCACTCGTCTTGGTGGAGAACGCCGCTTCACGTTTTGCAGACGAGGTGAGTCTAAGGAAACAACAATGGGAAGAGACCGTGGCGACCGATCCGGAGTGGATTTTGAATCTGGATGCGGATGAGATTCTAACCAGTGACTTTGGGGTGTTACGGGATCTGCTGCTTGGTGGCAATGAAGATGTGATCTATCTCAGATTGTTTGACATGTGGAGTGAGACGCATTACCGGGAAGATGAGTTCTGGCAGGCCCATGCCTATTATCGGCCATTTCTGATTCGGTATCACCCGGGAGTGAGTTACGAGTGGAAAGAAACACCCCAGCATTGTGGGCGTTTTCCGTTAACGATCCAGCACTGGTCTTATGGATGTCATGCTCCTCGGGTGAAACATTATGGCTGGGCGCGTGAAGAAGACCGCATCCGCAAATATGATCGCTATCAAGCACTGGACCCTGAAGCAAGATACGGCTGGAAGGAACAGTACGAATCGATATTGGATCAAGAGCCGCGACTGCTGGAATGGCTCGAATAA
- a CDS encoding glycosyltransferase has product MIVKNEEASLARCLDSVNGIADEIVIVDTGSTDRTRQIAARYTDRIVDFEWVDDFAAARNFAFDQAKSEYILWLDADDVFEPEDRAKLIALKCSLDPEVDSVTMDYHLSFTADGKVAYSLRRNRLVRRDRQFRWIGAVHEYLAVAGNLLHSDIAVTHKKDKEYTDRNLRIYRKREQAGEEFGPRDLYYFGNELKDHGQHEDAVKYYEKFLDTGLGWVEDQIAACQKIADCEAALERPEREVTALFRSFAYDLPRAEICCRLGGYFADREDYRKALFWYEEATRAVRPDDPMVVLNEAAWTWMPHLQLCVCYDRMGNRAKAREHNDIALAYHPTHPSILYNDRYFKELEKDNVLENA; this is encoded by the coding sequence ATGATTGTGAAAAATGAAGAAGCTTCCCTTGCCAGATGTCTGGACTCGGTCAACGGCATTGCCGATGAGATTGTCATCGTTGATACCGGTTCAACGGATCGTACCCGTCAGATTGCTGCCAGATATACGGATCGTATCGTTGATTTTGAATGGGTGGATGATTTTGCAGCAGCACGTAACTTTGCCTTCGATCAGGCGAAGAGCGAATATATTCTGTGGCTGGATGCCGATGATGTGTTTGAACCCGAAGATCGGGCGAAACTGATCGCCTTGAAATGTTCGCTGGACCCGGAAGTTGATAGTGTCACGATGGATTACCATCTGTCTTTCACAGCAGATGGCAAGGTTGCCTACAGCCTGCGCCGGAATCGCCTGGTGCGTCGGGATCGGCAATTTCGCTGGATTGGCGCGGTGCATGAGTATTTGGCCGTGGCGGGCAATCTGCTGCATAGTGATATCGCGGTTACCCACAAAAAAGATAAGGAGTATACCGATCGGAATCTGCGAATCTATCGCAAGAGGGAACAGGCCGGAGAAGAATTTGGGCCGCGCGATCTGTACTATTTCGGTAATGAACTGAAAGACCATGGACAGCATGAGGATGCGGTAAAGTATTATGAAAAGTTTCTGGATACCGGGCTGGGCTGGGTGGAAGATCAGATTGCTGCCTGCCAGAAGATTGCGGATTGCGAAGCTGCACTTGAACGTCCTGAACGGGAAGTGACTGCGTTGTTCCGATCATTTGCTTATGATTTGCCAAGAGCTGAGATCTGCTGTCGATTGGGTGGTTATTTTGCCGACCGCGAAGATTACCGTAAAGCCCTGTTCTGGTACGAAGAGGCGACTCGTGCTGTGCGTCCTGATGATCCTATGGTGGTGCTGAATGAAGCAGCCTGGACCTGGATGCCGCATCTGCAACTCTGTGTCTGTTATGACCGGATGGGTAACCGTGCCAAGGCACGGGAACATAATGATATCGCACTTGCCTATCATCCAACACATCCGAGCATATTATATAACGATCGTTACTTTAAAGAGCTGGAGAAGGATAACGTATTGGAAAATGCTTAG
- a CDS encoding bifunctional 4-hydroxy-2-oxoglutarate aldolase/2-dehydro-3-deoxy-phosphogluconate aldolase, which yields MNLTEVLLESRLVAIVRGISREAAVTAGQGMTRGGIRLMEVTLNTPGAHDIIADWRERHEGKAYVGAGTVLNVQMAKEAVAAGAQFLVSPNVDLSVIEYAVEHGVEIWPGAMTPTEIVAAHEAGARVVKLFPMASLGIPYLREIKAPLNHIPLLATGGATLENIADYYAAGAAAVGLGSALLPREALVAGDHEQIAACAQRFVEAAEILGSAPVSDEEYVYLGIYMRVPSA from the coding sequence ATGAATCTGACGGAAGTATTATTAGAATCGAGGCTGGTCGCGATTGTGCGCGGTATTAGCCGTGAAGCGGCAGTAACAGCTGGACAAGGCATGACAAGGGGTGGAATCCGATTGATGGAAGTCACACTGAACACACCTGGAGCACATGATATTATTGCAGACTGGCGGGAGCGGCATGAAGGAAAGGCTTATGTTGGAGCGGGTACAGTACTCAATGTGCAGATGGCGAAGGAAGCGGTCGCTGCAGGCGCACAATTTCTGGTGTCTCCCAATGTCGATCTGTCTGTCATTGAATATGCTGTAGAACATGGTGTCGAGATCTGGCCTGGAGCCATGACACCCACGGAAATTGTCGCTGCCCATGAAGCAGGAGCAAGAGTTGTGAAGCTGTTTCCAATGGCAAGTCTGGGCATTCCGTATCTGCGGGAGATCAAAGCTCCACTGAACCACATCCCATTGCTGGCAACAGGTGGTGCCACATTGGAGAATATTGCTGATTATTACGCAGCAGGCGCAGCTGCAGTGGGTCTGGGAAGTGCACTTTTACCACGAGAAGCCCTTGTCGCAGGAGATCATGAGCAGATTGCAGCATGTGCTCAGAGATTTGTGGAAGCAGCTGAAATCCTAGGCTCGGCTCCAGTGTCAGATGAGGAATATGTATATTTGGGTATATATATGAGGGTGCCATCCGCTTAA
- a CDS encoding alpha/beta hydrolase, which produces MKAKTMIGGMLAVAAVTAGGLWKAAVKSQTPKKIPITLTPPMPFEDVTFDSGGGRVHGWFIPARADIPKPWPLVIIAHGWGSNRSRVLRYARPIWEAGYALFMYDVRSHGASDPVRAASAYLFRDDLLAALQYTTARPEIDADAIGVLGHSLGGLGTILAVTEGIPVSAVITDSMPSQFEVIVSSELRRRRLPLFPLAQLIPRIWFWRLGESLKSYRQRDPVMMLNERRRGMQLPMLMVHSKGDNFIPPSELEYFMSKADPPVEHLWVNSGGHSCSEEDPAFWDTVIPFLKTHVQGQAKSNDSSIISS; this is translated from the coding sequence GTGAAAGCTAAAACAATGATAGGCGGCATGCTCGCCGTAGCCGCAGTAACGGCAGGTGGATTATGGAAGGCGGCGGTAAAGAGCCAGACGCCCAAGAAAATCCCCATCACCCTGACACCTCCAATGCCATTTGAGGACGTGACCTTTGACAGTGGGGGAGGTCGGGTGCATGGCTGGTTCATTCCGGCCAGAGCCGACATTCCGAAACCATGGCCGCTGGTTATTATTGCACATGGCTGGGGCTCCAATCGCTCCCGAGTTCTTCGTTATGCAAGGCCAATCTGGGAAGCGGGATATGCCTTGTTTATGTATGATGTCCGCAGTCATGGGGCCAGTGATCCGGTTCGGGCTGCATCTGCCTATCTGTTCCGGGATGACCTGCTCGCAGCGTTGCAATATACGACTGCACGACCAGAGATTGATGCAGATGCCATCGGAGTGCTTGGACATTCATTGGGTGGACTGGGTACGATTCTTGCTGTGACAGAAGGAATTCCTGTATCCGCAGTGATCACGGATTCCATGCCCTCGCAATTTGAGGTTATCGTCAGTTCGGAGCTAAGACGTCGTCGTCTGCCTTTGTTTCCACTGGCCCAGTTAATTCCGAGAATCTGGTTCTGGCGACTGGGTGAATCTCTGAAATCCTATCGACAGCGTGATCCGGTGATGATGCTGAATGAACGGCGCAGGGGCATGCAACTGCCGATGCTGATGGTGCACTCCAAGGGAGATAATTTTATTCCTCCGAGTGAGCTTGAATATTTTATGTCCAAAGCCGATCCACCTGTGGAACATCTATGGGTCAACAGCGGAGGTCACAGCTGTTCCGAGGAAGATCCCGCCTTCTGGGATACCGTTATTCCATTTTTGAAAACCCATGTCCAAGGTCAGGCGAAGTCGAACGATTCGTCTATAATAAGTAGTTAA